In Gammaproteobacteria bacterium, a single genomic region encodes these proteins:
- a CDS encoding LPS-assembly protein LptD has protein sequence MQSYRDIINLMLPRFRKPREAVRLLLYALCVASGSVWAEESVDTCPIDRVTTPPVPRTASSTPGPTHARADSVVSHNADVTELKGNAEVERDGERVGADYLRYNRTTSQADANGNVTMTSPDGAQFRTGEAHLKLNDRIGFTDAGTFRLPTNQGRGDMQHTDFEGKDMTRLKDVRFTTCPEGRNDWYLHARTLDLDNKEDLGTAHQVTLDIGGVPLIYLPYLSFPISNERKSGFLMPEFGYGSDLGVIVAAPYYFNLAPNYDATLTPRLLTERGLQWRGQFRYLGPGFEGIFDGEYLHDDKQTEEDRAAWRLLHDQTFNAFWTAKVDLRRVSDASYVNDFGERLTETSATDLPQNAELTYRGAIWTFSVRASDYQSLDRSVDPLSRPYARLPQLLLSAQPPVTVSGLQYGFDSEFNRFKRDVGLIANRTNLNPSVKLPVSRPYGFVTPELGWRYIDYSLERTTEPDPNFSIDAPFADLDSGLFFDREFTFGGKAYSQTLEPRLYYLYVPYREQRQISSKLLFDSGVPEFTYANLFRNNRFVGGDRIGDANQLAIGITSHLMNQNGADLFAVSIGRIHYFNERRVVLSGGEGLFDDSSNIIAEAIAYPASSWLARTTVQYEPEINAAVRSNSYIEYQPGSHKFFTIGYRRERGSKEEVDIALEWPLWGPWALQTRSLYSTRDNENHESTVGLQYNACCWAVRLYANRRLTQTDEDASDGTPFTEQRTNFGFEIELAGLGNSARR, from the coding sequence ATGCAAAGTTATCGGGACATCATAAACCTCATGCTTCCCCGTTTCCGCAAACCCCGCGAAGCCGTACGGCTTCTACTCTACGCATTGTGCGTCGCGTCCGGGAGCGTATGGGCAGAAGAATCCGTCGATACCTGTCCCATCGACCGCGTTACCACTCCGCCGGTCCCGCGGACAGCTTCATCGACACCTGGTCCAACTCATGCTCGCGCCGACAGCGTCGTTTCGCACAATGCCGATGTTACCGAGCTCAAGGGCAATGCCGAGGTCGAACGCGATGGAGAGCGGGTAGGCGCCGACTATCTGCGCTACAACCGCACAACCAGCCAAGCAGACGCCAACGGTAACGTCACGATGACCTCGCCGGACGGCGCGCAATTCCGAACGGGCGAGGCCCATCTCAAGCTCAACGATCGCATCGGCTTCACCGATGCCGGCACTTTCCGCCTGCCGACGAACCAAGGCCGCGGCGACATGCAGCACACCGACTTCGAAGGCAAGGACATGACGCGCCTCAAAGATGTGCGCTTCACCACCTGCCCCGAGGGACGCAACGACTGGTACTTACACGCCCGCACGCTCGATCTCGATAACAAAGAAGATCTCGGCACCGCACACCAGGTCACGCTCGATATCGGCGGCGTGCCGCTGATATATCTGCCCTACCTCAGTTTCCCAATATCGAACGAGCGTAAGAGCGGCTTCCTGATGCCGGAGTTCGGTTATGGCAGCGATCTCGGAGTTATCGTTGCCGCGCCGTACTACTTCAACCTAGCGCCTAATTACGATGCGACCCTGACGCCGCGGCTGCTGACCGAACGCGGCCTGCAATGGCGTGGTCAATTTCGATATTTAGGGCCTGGCTTCGAAGGCATATTCGACGGCGAATACCTACACGACGACAAACAGACGGAAGAGGACCGCGCCGCCTGGCGGCTGTTGCACGACCAGACGTTTAATGCCTTTTGGACGGCAAAAGTCGATCTGCGCCGCGTGTCCGATGCAAGTTACGTGAATGACTTCGGCGAGCGTCTTACCGAAACTAGCGCCACCGATTTGCCGCAGAATGCCGAGCTCACTTACCGCGGCGCAATTTGGACGTTTTCCGTGCGCGCTTCCGACTATCAATCGCTCGACCGCTCGGTCGATCCGCTCAGCCGGCCGTATGCCCGCTTACCGCAACTCTTGTTGAGCGCACAACCGCCGGTGACAGTCAGCGGACTACAGTACGGTTTCGATAGCGAGTTCAACCGCTTCAAACGCGATGTCGGCCTAATCGCGAATCGCACGAATTTGAATCCATCCGTCAAGCTGCCGGTGTCGCGGCCATACGGTTTCGTGACGCCCGAGCTTGGTTGGCGCTATATCGATTACTCGCTGGAACGTACCACCGAGCCCGATCCTAATTTCTCTATCGATGCGCCATTCGCCGATCTGGACAGCGGGCTGTTCTTCGACCGCGAATTCACATTCGGTGGCAAGGCCTATTCGCAGACGCTCGAACCCCGGCTTTACTATTTGTATGTCCCCTATCGCGAGCAACGGCAAATATCGTCGAAATTGCTTTTCGATTCCGGGGTACCGGAATTTACCTATGCCAATTTGTTCCGTAACAATCGCTTTGTCGGCGGTGATCGCATCGGCGATGCTAACCAATTGGCCATCGGTATAACCTCGCACCTCATGAACCAGAACGGCGCCGATCTTTTCGCCGTCAGCATCGGCCGTATCCACTACTTCAACGAACGCCGCGTCGTCTTAAGCGGCGGCGAAGGCCTGTTCGACGACTCGTCGAACATCATCGCCGAGGCCATTGCCTACCCGGCGTCAAGCTGGCTGGCGCGCACGACTGTTCAATACGAGCCCGAGATCAATGCCGCGGTACGCAGTAATTCCTACATCGAGTATCAGCCCGGTTCGCACAAGTTCTTTACGATCGGTTACCGGCGCGAACGCGGCTCCAAGGAAGAAGTCGACATAGCGCTCGAATGGCCGTTATGGGGGCCATGGGCATTACAGACCCGATCGCTCTACTCGACGCGCGACAATGAGAACCATGAGAGCACGGTCGGGCTCCAGTACAACGCCTGTTGTTGGGCGGTGCGGCTGTACGCCAATCGACGCCTGACACAAACCGACGAAGATGCGTCCGATGGAACGCCGTTCACCGAGCAGCGCACCAACTTCGGTTTTGAGATCGAGCTGGCCGGCCTCGGCAATTCCGCCCGTCGCTAA
- a CDS encoding peptidylprolyl isomerase: MRLLFIPCLLAALLVPATASAVAATSNQVKDVDRVVAIVNNDVITLTELEARLHEVKEQLAAQKIKSPPDDVLRRQLLERMIVDQLQLQLAAQTGIRVTDQDIEQALQSIASRNQMTVDKLYETVKQQGIDRAAYRAQLRDQIMMQQLTEREVNNRINISDSEINNFIEQSRAQPAADEFELSHIYLPIPESATPEQIQAAKKRADDVSRQIKAGEDFARAAVTYSQGAEALKGGHIGWKSAGQLPELFVGALEKLKPGEVSDVLRGPNGFHLLRLNQRRGGAIKEEAVQQTRVRHILIKPTEIQTRDEVTQTLRRLRERISNGEDFDQLAHAYSEDPLSASKGGDLGWINPGQVVPEFERAMNALTPGQTSEPVASPFGLHLIQVLDRRQAMTDERARLTARKQIHARKADDRYEQWLRRLRDEAYVEVMLDEVD, encoded by the coding sequence ATGCGCTTACTTTTCATTCCTTGTCTGCTTGCCGCACTGCTGGTCCCAGCGACCGCGTCGGCGGTGGCAGCGACCAGCAACCAAGTAAAGGACGTCGATCGCGTCGTCGCGATCGTCAACAACGATGTCATCACGCTTACCGAGCTCGAGGCGCGGCTGCATGAAGTAAAGGAGCAGCTCGCCGCGCAAAAGATCAAGTCGCCGCCGGATGACGTGCTGCGCCGACAGCTGCTGGAGCGGATGATCGTCGATCAGCTGCAGTTGCAGCTCGCCGCGCAAACCGGCATCCGCGTCACCGACCAGGACATCGAACAGGCGCTGCAGTCCATCGCCAGCCGCAATCAGATGACGGTCGACAAGCTCTATGAAACGGTTAAGCAACAGGGGATCGACCGGGCGGCCTATCGCGCGCAGCTGCGCGATCAAATAATGATGCAGCAGCTCACCGAGCGCGAAGTCAACAATCGCATCAACATCAGCGATAGCGAGATTAACAATTTCATCGAGCAAAGCCGCGCGCAACCGGCCGCCGACGAGTTCGAGCTGTCGCATATTTATCTCCCCATTCCCGAATCGGCCACCCCCGAGCAAATTCAAGCGGCGAAGAAACGCGCCGACGACGTCTCTCGGCAGATCAAAGCCGGTGAAGATTTCGCGCGCGCCGCGGTGACTTATTCGCAGGGCGCGGAAGCGCTCAAGGGCGGCCACATCGGTTGGAAGAGCGCCGGCCAACTGCCGGAGCTGTTCGTCGGCGCCCTCGAAAAATTAAAGCCGGGCGAGGTCAGCGACGTGCTGCGTGGCCCGAACGGGTTCCATCTGCTGCGACTCAATCAACGTCGCGGCGGCGCCATTAAAGAAGAAGCGGTACAACAAACGCGCGTCCGTCATATCCTCATTAAGCCCACCGAAATTCAAACGCGCGACGAGGTGACCCAAACTTTGCGTCGCCTGCGCGAGCGCATCAGCAACGGTGAAGATTTTGACCAACTGGCGCACGCCTATTCCGAAGATCCGCTATCCGCCAGTAAGGGCGGCGATCTCGGCTGGATAAATCCGGGACAGGTCGTGCCCGAGTTCGAGCGCGCCATGAACGCCCTAACGCCGGGACAAACCAGCGAGCCGGTGGCTTCGCCGTTCGGCTTGCACCTCATCCAAGTGCTCGACCGCCGCCAAGCGATGACGGACGAGCGCGCCCGTCTGACAGCGCGCAAACAAATCCACGCACGCAAGGCCGACGATCGTTATGAGCAATGGCTACGGCGACTGCGGGATGAGGCCTATGTCGAGGTTATGCTGGACGAAGTTGACTGA
- the pdxA gene encoding 4-hydroxythreonine-4-phosphate dehydrogenase PdxA translates to MRPVIVALTPGEPAGVGPELCARLALQPRDFGLVFIGDPTVLQARARLLNLTLPLSPWPGRTAAAAAGTYVLPINAAHPVTPGRLDPANAAYVLETLRVAVDGCLHDEFDALVTGPVHKGILNDAGIPFTGHTEFFGERTSAQPVMMLTCPGLRVALATTHLPLAEVSRHITPELLHRVLTILQRDLREKFNIAEPRIAVCGLNPHAGEGGHLGREEIDVIEPVLKQLNASGMRLRGPLPADTAFLPSNLAEVDAVLAMYHDQGLPVLKHRDFAHAVNVTLGLPFIRTSVDHGTALELAGSGRADPSSLLAALALAVELAKAKQSVHGSA, encoded by the coding sequence ATGCGACCTGTAATAGTTGCCCTAACGCCGGGGGAACCTGCCGGCGTCGGACCCGAGCTCTGTGCGCGGCTCGCCCTGCAGCCGCGCGATTTCGGGTTGGTCTTCATCGGTGATCCGACGGTATTACAAGCGCGGGCGCGCTTGCTCAATCTGACATTGCCGTTGTCGCCGTGGCCCGGACGCACCGCCGCGGCCGCCGCCGGAACCTACGTCCTGCCGATCAACGCCGCCCACCCAGTCACACCCGGCCGACTCGATCCGGCGAATGCCGCGTACGTACTCGAAACGTTGCGGGTGGCGGTCGACGGCTGTCTGCATGACGAATTCGACGCGCTGGTCACCGGGCCGGTACACAAAGGCATCCTGAACGACGCCGGTATTCCATTCACCGGCCATACCGAGTTCTTCGGCGAGCGCACGAGCGCACAACCGGTGATGATGCTCACCTGCCCCGGTCTACGTGTGGCGCTTGCGACCACGCACCTGCCGCTAGCCGAGGTTAGCCGCCATATCACGCCGGAGCTGCTGCACCGCGTACTGACCATTCTGCAGCGCGACTTGCGCGAAAAATTCAACATCGCCGAGCCACGCATCGCCGTCTGCGGCCTGAACCCGCATGCCGGCGAAGGCGGACACCTAGGACGCGAAGAAATCGATGTGATCGAACCGGTGCTGAAACAGCTCAATGCCAGCGGCATGCGCCTGCGTGGGCCGTTACCGGCCGATACCGCGTTCCTGCCGTCGAACTTGGCTGAGGTCGACGCGGTACTGGCGATGTATCACGACCAAGGCTTGCCGGTGCTAAAGCATCGCGATTTCGCGCACGCGGTGAACGTGACCTTAGGATTACCGTTCATCCGCACCTCGGTCGATCACGGCACCGCGCTCGAACTCGCCGGCAGCGGCCGCGCCGATCCGTCAAGTCTGCTGGCGGCGCTGGCGCTCGCGGTTGAGCTGGCGAAAGCGAAACAGTCGGTACACGGTTCGGCATGA
- the rsmA gene encoding 16S rRNA (adenine(1518)-N(6)/adenine(1519)-N(6))-dimethyltransferase RsmA, producing the protein MTDFLRPRKRFGQHFLHDRSIIERIVNALNPRPGETIVEIGPGRGALTLPLLERAGTLHAVELDRDLAARLPALTAGQGQLVLHQADALTFNFANLAQTQPLRIIGNLPYNISTPLLFHLLDHASAITDMVFMLQKEVADRMVAAPDMEDYGRLSVMIQWRCQVEHLFDVGPGAFTPPPKVDSSIVRLRPRPAADIQQTHPENFYRVVKAAFAQRRKTLRNCLRGLIDDAGFAAAGIDPVRRAETLSLAEFARLTAQIKTNSM; encoded by the coding sequence ATGACCGATTTCCTAAGACCGCGCAAACGCTTCGGTCAACACTTCCTGCACGACCGCTCGATCATCGAGCGCATCGTCAACGCCCTTAATCCGCGGCCCGGCGAAACCATCGTCGAAATCGGCCCCGGCCGCGGCGCGCTGACATTGCCGTTGCTCGAACGCGCCGGCACATTGCACGCCGTCGAGCTCGACCGTGATCTAGCGGCGCGCCTGCCGGCACTGACTGCCGGTCAGGGTCAGCTGGTGCTGCATCAAGCCGATGCACTCACGTTCAACTTTGCCAACCTCGCGCAAACGCAACCGCTACGCATCATCGGCAATCTGCCGTACAACATCTCGACGCCGCTGCTATTTCATTTGCTCGATCATGCCAGTGCCATCACCGACATGGTGTTCATGTTGCAAAAAGAAGTCGCCGACCGCATGGTGGCGGCGCCGGACATGGAAGACTACGGCCGCTTGAGCGTAATGATTCAGTGGCGCTGCCAGGTCGAACACCTGTTCGACGTCGGCCCCGGCGCATTCACACCGCCGCCGAAGGTCGACTCCAGCATCGTCCGCCTGCGCCCGCGACCGGCAGCCGACATCCAACAAACCCATCCGGAAAATTTCTATCGCGTCGTGAAGGCGGCGTTTGCGCAGCGGCGTAAGACGTTACGCAACTGTTTGCGCGGCTTGATCGACGATGCCGGCTTTGCCGCTGCCGGCATCGACCCGGTGCGGCGGGCGGAGACGTTGTCGTTGGCAGAATTTGCCCGACTCACAGCACAGATAAAAACTAATTCTATGTAG
- the recQ gene encoding DNA helicase RecQ, with protein sequence MDQRALKILNDVFGYPVFRGQQAEVVEQVSAGGDCLVLMPTGGGKSLCYQIPALLRDGIGVVVSPLIALMQDQVTALREVGVNAAFLNSTLDWREADRVERDVVDGKLDLLYVAPERLLTERCLSLLDRAKVALFAIDEAHCVSQWGHDFRPEYIQLSVLHERWPSVPRIALTATADSATRAEIIKRLALDDARIFVSSFDRPNIRYRIVEKNNGRKQLLDFIRAEHAGDAGIVYCLSRAKVEETAAALVADGVNALPYHAGMDGGTRQRHQTRFLREDGMVMVATIAFGMGIDKPDVRFVAHLDLPKSIEGYYQETGRAGRDGLPANAWLAYGLQDVVQQRRLIDGSEANENYKRISGAKLDAMLGFCETSECRRVRLLAYFGESGRACGNCDNCLDPPQVWDGTIAAQKVLSCVARLWKERGQRFGAGHVTDVLRGQTTDKVKQWRHDTLSVFGVGADLSETDWRTVLRQLIAAGLLAVDHDAYGTLVLTEASRAVLKGERQVMLRKQIARPPARRERTERVQRAGIAVEGLSPTALGLYERLRVWRSETAKSQGMPAYIIFHDATLREIADACPRTLDQLRGISGVGAKKLEAYGEKILSEIARGNE encoded by the coding sequence ATGGACCAACGCGCGCTAAAAATTCTCAACGACGTCTTCGGCTATCCCGTGTTCCGCGGTCAGCAAGCCGAGGTCGTCGAGCAGGTCAGCGCCGGTGGCGATTGTCTGGTGCTGATGCCGACCGGCGGCGGCAAATCGTTGTGTTACCAAATTCCGGCGTTGTTGCGCGACGGCATCGGCGTTGTCGTCTCGCCGTTGATCGCGTTGATGCAGGATCAAGTGACGGCATTGCGCGAAGTCGGCGTCAACGCCGCGTTCCTCAATTCGACGCTCGATTGGCGCGAGGCTGATCGCGTCGAGCGCGACGTGGTCGACGGCAAGCTCGATCTGCTGTACGTCGCGCCTGAGCGCTTGCTGACGGAGCGCTGTTTGAGCCTGCTCGATCGCGCCAAGGTCGCACTGTTTGCCATCGACGAGGCTCACTGCGTCTCGCAGTGGGGCCACGACTTCCGTCCGGAATATATCCAGTTATCAGTGTTGCACGAGCGCTGGCCGTCGGTGCCGCGGATCGCGTTGACGGCGACCGCCGACAGCGCCACCCGGGCCGAGATCATCAAGCGGCTCGCGCTCGACGACGCGCGCATATTCGTGTCGAGCTTCGACCGGCCGAATATCCGCTATCGCATCGTCGAGAAGAACAACGGGCGTAAGCAATTGCTCGATTTCATTCGTGCCGAGCACGCCGGTGACGCCGGCATCGTTTATTGCTTGTCGCGCGCCAAGGTGGAGGAAACCGCCGCCGCGCTGGTCGCCGACGGTGTCAATGCGTTGCCGTATCACGCCGGCATGGACGGCGGGACGCGCCAACGCCATCAAACACGCTTTCTACGCGAAGACGGCATGGTGATGGTGGCGACGATCGCCTTTGGCATGGGCATCGACAAACCGGACGTGCGCTTCGTGGCGCATCTCGATCTGCCGAAGAGTATCGAGGGCTATTACCAAGAAACGGGTCGTGCCGGCCGTGACGGTTTACCGGCTAACGCCTGGCTCGCCTATGGCTTGCAGGATGTGGTGCAGCAACGGCGGCTGATCGACGGTTCGGAAGCCAACGAAAATTACAAACGCATTTCCGGCGCTAAGCTCGACGCCATGCTCGGGTTTTGCGAAACCAGCGAATGCCGGCGCGTGCGTTTGCTCGCCTATTTCGGTGAAAGCGGACGGGCCTGCGGCAATTGCGATAACTGTCTCGATCCACCGCAGGTATGGGACGGCACGATCGCCGCGCAGAAGGTGCTGTCCTGCGTCGCCCGCTTATGGAAAGAACGGGGTCAGCGCTTTGGCGCCGGTCATGTGACCGACGTGTTGCGCGGTCAAACGACCGACAAAGTGAAGCAGTGGCGCCACGACACGCTGTCGGTATTCGGTGTCGGTGCCGATTTGTCGGAGACTGATTGGCGCACGGTGTTACGCCAGTTGATTGCCGCCGGTTTGCTGGCGGTGGATCACGACGCTTACGGCACGCTGGTGTTAACGGAAGCGAGCCGCGCGGTGCTGAAGGGCGAGCGCCAAGTCATGTTGCGCAAGCAAATCGCACGTCCGCCGGCGCGACGCGAACGGACCGAGCGCGTACAACGTGCGGGTATCGCCGTGGAAGGGTTGTCGCCCACCGCACTGGGGCTGTACGAACGTCTGCGCGTGTGGCGCTCGGAGACTGCGAAATCGCAGGGTATGCCGGCCTATATCATTTTTCACGACGCCACGCTGCGCGAAATCGCCGATGCGTGTCCGCGTACGCTCGATCAGTTGCGCGGCATTTCTGGTGTGGGTGCGAAAAAGCTCGAAGCGTATGGTGAAAAAATATTGAGCGAGATCGCGCGCGGCAACGAATAA
- a CDS encoding 1-acyl-sn-glycerol-3-phosphate acyltransferase, which translates to MHFLRGLLFSAIMWLAVAIWAPLSLLTFPFPFPLRFYFISRWACFHVWLVRVLCGVGYRVQGREHLPSGPAIIMAKHQSAWETLAFAQIFPPQTWVLKRELLWIPLFGWALALLKPIAIDRRSGRRAMQQVVHQGRARLAEGIWITVFPEGTRVMPGQRRRWGIGGAVLASESGCLVVPVAHNAGHYWPRHGLRKRPGTIDVVIGPAIETRGKTAEQINREAEAWITQTMRLLE; encoded by the coding sequence ATGCACTTCCTCCGTGGGCTCCTGTTTAGCGCCATCATGTGGCTCGCGGTTGCAATTTGGGCGCCGTTGTCGCTGCTGACGTTTCCGTTCCCGTTTCCGCTGCGTTTTTATTTCATCAGCCGCTGGGCGTGCTTCCACGTGTGGCTGGTGCGCGTGTTGTGCGGCGTTGGCTATCGAGTACAGGGACGCGAGCATTTGCCTTCCGGCCCGGCGATCATCATGGCCAAGCATCAGTCGGCCTGGGAAACGCTCGCCTTCGCGCAAATCTTTCCGCCGCAGACTTGGGTATTGAAGCGCGAGTTGTTGTGGATTCCGTTGTTCGGCTGGGCGCTGGCGTTATTGAAGCCGATCGCTATCGATCGCCGCTCCGGCCGGCGCGCCATGCAGCAAGTCGTCCATCAAGGGCGCGCGCGTCTGGCGGAAGGTATCTGGATCACGGTGTTCCCCGAAGGCACGCGGGTCATGCCCGGTCAGCGTCGTCGCTGGGGGATAGGCGGTGCGGTGCTGGCGTCGGAGAGCGGCTGCTTGGTGGTACCGGTTGCGCATAATGCCGGGCACTATTGGCCGCGGCACGGTTTGCGCAAGCGCCCCGGCACGATCGACGTCGTCATTGGCCCGGCGATCGAAACGCGCGGCAAGACCGCCGAGCAAATCAATCGCGAGGCGGAGGCGTGGATTACCCAAACGATGCGATTACTCGAATAG
- the gmhB gene encoding D-glycero-beta-D-manno-heptose 1,7-bisphosphate 7-phosphatase, with protein MKIVILDRDGVINQDADDYIKSPEEWIPVPGSLEAIARLHREGYRVVVISNQSGVARGLFDTDMLMQIHAKMIEAVRAKGGEIDSIYFCPHGPDDGCRCRKPLPGLFEEVADRLKVNLQNVYAVGDSERDLIAARDATARPVLVRTGKGRRTLRKNKQLEVPVYDDLAAFTDALLSGDLPAA; from the coding sequence ATGAAAATCGTCATCCTCGACCGCGACGGTGTGATCAACCAGGACGCCGACGATTACATCAAGTCGCCGGAAGAATGGATCCCGGTTCCCGGGAGTTTGGAAGCGATTGCGCGCTTGCATCGCGAGGGTTATCGCGTGGTCGTCATCAGTAATCAGTCGGGTGTGGCCCGTGGCCTGTTCGACACCGATATGTTGATGCAGATCCACGCCAAGATGATCGAGGCCGTGCGCGCCAAGGGCGGCGAAATCGATTCGATTTATTTTTGCCCGCACGGTCCCGACGACGGTTGTCGTTGCCGTAAGCCGCTGCCGGGTTTGTTCGAGGAAGTGGCGGATCGATTGAAAGTGAATTTGCAAAACGTTTATGCCGTCGGCGATAGCGAACGCGATTTAATCGCCGCGCGCGACGCGACCGCGCGGCCGGTGTTGGTGCGCACCGGCAAAGGTCGGCGCACGCTGCGCAAGAACAAGCAACTCGAGGTGCCGGTGTACGACGATTTAGCGGCGTTTACCGACGCGCTACTTTCGGGTGATCTGCCGGCGGCTTAA
- a CDS encoding glycine--tRNA ligase subunit beta, with amino-acid sequence MLKKKLLKISGDSLLIELLTEELPPKSLPRLSEAFANGVFDGLKEKHFLNESSAHESFATPRRLAVRVGAVLAKQLDRTIERKGPSLQSGLNADGQPTPALLGFARSCNADVAKLERRKDDKGEYFVYQLKQKGEPLAQHLPTIVEAALKKLPVAKLMRWGVSEVQFVRPVHGVILLHGTKVVAGTVLGLKSGNKTLGHRFLSKGVVVIKRATDYEKTLRTQGKLLAPFAERRQAIVGELNKAVTKFGKGASWQQGKALELVDEVTSIVESPHVYVGEFDPSFLDVPRECLIVSMQQHQKYFPVADAHGKLHARFLFAANMQPKDPRHIIHGNERVLRARLSDAKFFYDQDRKQPLEDRTPRLSHVVYHNKLGTQLERVHRLIGLAHWIAEMLQIDIAAAERAAYLCKADLLTDMVGEFPELQGIMGRYYACHDGEPAEIADAIEQHYLPRAAAGDLPQGPIAVAVALADKLDTLAGIFGIGLIPTGEKDPFGLRRAAVGVLRILIEKSLPLDLSELIDHARQQFKSGVLSANVSRDLQNFFFDRLRSYLREKGYTADEIEAVLVLNPARLDQVLPRLEAIRKFRALPEGQALAAANKRIHNILRQAGGGDPEKIAAAIDGALFQEPAEKELARQLGEAAMRVQPLAAKGDYAAALKELSQLRGAVDAFFEHVMVMVDDENLRTARLQLLAAIRAEFRRIADVSQLQG; translated from the coding sequence ATGTTGAAAAAGAAATTGCTCAAAATTTCCGGCGACAGTTTGTTGATCGAACTGTTGACCGAAGAGTTGCCGCCGAAGTCGTTGCCACGTTTGTCTGAAGCGTTCGCCAACGGCGTGTTCGATGGCTTGAAGGAAAAACATTTTCTCAACGAGTCGAGCGCGCATGAATCGTTCGCTACGCCGCGGCGTTTGGCGGTGCGTGTCGGTGCCGTGCTCGCTAAGCAACTCGATCGCACGATCGAGCGCAAAGGCCCGTCGCTGCAGTCTGGCTTGAACGCCGATGGTCAGCCGACGCCGGCGCTGCTTGGTTTTGCTCGTTCTTGCAATGCCGATGTCGCCAAGCTCGAACGCCGCAAAGACGACAAGGGCGAGTATTTCGTTTATCAACTGAAACAAAAGGGCGAGCCGTTGGCGCAGCATTTGCCGACGATCGTTGAGGCGGCATTGAAAAAGTTGCCGGTGGCGAAGCTCATGCGTTGGGGGGTGAGCGAGGTCCAGTTCGTGCGGCCGGTGCATGGCGTGATCTTGTTGCACGGTACCAAAGTCGTGGCGGGCACGGTGCTGGGATTAAAGAGCGGCAATAAAACGCTCGGCCATCGTTTCTTGAGCAAGGGCGTGGTTGTCATCAAGCGCGCTACCGATTACGAAAAGACGCTGCGTACGCAAGGCAAGCTGCTTGCACCATTTGCCGAGCGGCGGCAGGCGATCGTCGGCGAGCTCAACAAGGCCGTCACCAAATTCGGTAAGGGTGCCAGCTGGCAGCAGGGCAAAGCGCTCGAGCTAGTCGACGAGGTGACGAGCATCGTCGAAAGCCCGCACGTGTATGTCGGTGAGTTCGATCCGTCGTTTCTCGATGTGCCGCGCGAATGCCTGATCGTCAGCATGCAGCAGCACCAGAAATATTTTCCGGTGGCGGACGCGCATGGAAAATTGCACGCACGTTTCCTGTTCGCCGCCAACATGCAGCCGAAGGATCCGCGCCATATCATTCATGGCAACGAGCGCGTGTTGCGCGCGCGGTTGTCGGACGCCAAATTCTTCTACGACCAAGACCGCAAGCAACCGCTGGAAGATCGCACGCCGCGGTTGTCGCACGTGGTGTATCACAACAAGCTCGGTACGCAGCTCGAGCGTGTACATCGGCTGATCGGCCTGGCGCATTGGATCGCCGAGATGTTGCAGATCGACATCGCCGCCGCCGAACGCGCCGCTTATTTGTGCAAGGCCGATCTGTTGACCGACATGGTTGGCGAGTTCCCCGAGCTGCAAGGCATCATGGGCCGTTACTACGCGTGCCACGACGGCGAGCCGGCGGAGATTGCCGACGCCATCGAGCAGCACTATTTGCCGCGTGCCGCTGCCGGTGACTTACCGCAAGGGCCGATCGCGGTCGCGGTTGCGTTGGCCGACAAGCTCGATACGTTGGCGGGTATCTTCGGTATCGGTTTGATCCCGACCGGCGAGAAAGATCCGTTCGGACTACGCCGTGCCGCGGTCGGCGTGTTGCGCATATTGATCGAGAAGTCGCTGCCGCTCGATCTGAGCGAGCTGATCGACCACGCGCGTCAGCAATTCAAGAGCGGCGTGCTTAGTGCCAATGTCAGTCGCGACCTGCAAAACTTTTTCTTCGATCGCCTGCGATCGTACCTGCGTGAGAAGGGCTACACCGCCGACGAGATCGAAGCGGTGCTGGTGCTGAACCCGGCGCGGCTCGATCAGGTGTTGCCACGGTTGGAAGCGATCCGCAAGTTCCGCGCGTTGCCGGAAGGGCAGGCGCTGGCGGCCGCCAACAAGCGCATCCACAATATTCTGCGCCAGGCCGGCGGTGGCGATCCGGAGAAGATCGCTGCCGCGATCGACGGTGCGTTATTTCAGGAACCGGCCGAGAAGGAATTGGCGCGCCAGCTCGGCGAGGCGGCGATGCGGGTGCAACCGCTGGCTGCCAAAGGCGATTATGCGGCTGCATTGAAAGAGTTATCGCAATTACGCGGTGCCGTCGATGCCTTCTTCGAGCATGTCATGGTGATGGTTGACGACGAAAATCTGCGCACGGCCCGCTTACAATTGCTGGCGGCGATCCGTGCCGAGTTCCGCCGAATTGCCGATGTCTCGCAACTGCAAGGATAA